The Actinomycetota bacterium genome segment GGGGCGATCTCGGCTAGCGGGTGGTAGGTGACCGAGCCCGCGGCGGTGGTCAGCGTGTCTATGGCGAAGCCTCCTGCTTAGGGGAAACCAGACTACGACTCCACCCCCGGCGACCGCGACGGCAAGCGGCTTGTGAAGCGATGCTCAAACCACTACGATCTCTGGCGCGCGGCGACGCGCGGTCGACCGTTAGGCTCGGAGGGCTGATGTCGAACCCACCTCGACGCTGGACGCGAAGGCTCACCTGGACCCTGCTCGCAGTGGCGGCGCTCGCCCTCGTCGGGTGTGCCACCGGGGGCGAGCTGGACAGCCTCCGCCCCGCCGGACCCATCGCCCACAAGCAGATGAGCCTGTTCACCCCGGTCTTCTGGACCGCGGTCGTCGTGTTCGTGGTGGTCGAGGCGATCCTGGTCCTGGCCCTGTTCCGCTTCCGGGACCGTCCCGACGCTCCCATGCCCCAGCAGGTGCACGGGAACACCCGGCTGGAGGTCGGGTGGACGATCCTGCCCGCCCTCATCCTCGCCGTCATCGCCGTACCGACGGTGGCCACCATCTTCGCCCTCGCCCAGGAGCCGGAGGGGGCGATCCGTGTCGAGGTCGTCGGACACCGCTGGTGGTGGGAGTTCCGTTACCCCGGCGAGGACGTCGTCACGGCCAACGAGCTCCACATCCCGGCTGGACGCCCGGTGATGCTGACCATGGACGCCTACGAGGAGGGCGGGGTCCTCACCGTCCCGGCCGAGCGCGGCGAGGGTGTCATACACAGCTTCTGGGTCCCCCGTCTGGCGGGGAAGCAGGACGTCGTCCCGGGCAAGGTGAGCACCCTCACGCTGGAGGCGGACCAGCCCGGCGAGTACTGGGGGCAGTGCGCCGAGTTCTGTGGGATGTCCCACGCCAACATGCGCGTCCGCGTTATCGCGCACGACGAGGCGGGGTACCGCAGGTGGTTGAACGAGCAGAGGGCACCGGCCGCACAGGCCACCGGCGCGCTGGCCGAGGGTCAGAGGCTCTTCGCCGAGGGCGCGTGCGCGGGGTGCCACACGATCGAGGGGGTCGCCACCGGGATCGGCGGTCCCAACCTGACCCACTTCGCGAGCCGGAACCGGTTCGCGGGCTCCACCTTCGAGACGAACCGCGAGAACCTGCGCGAGTGGCTGCGCGACCCCCCGGCCATGAAGCCGGGGAGCCTGATGCCTCCGCTCGGGCTGACCGAGGACGAGATCGAGTCGCTCGTCGACTACCTGCTGAGTCTCAGGTGACGTTACCTACGGGAGAGTGAATGGCGACCACAGCTGAGCACGTGCAGCCGGACCAGAGCCTCTTCCGGCGCCCGACGTCCACGACGGGGTTCTGGTCGTGGTTCACCACGGTCGACCACAAGAAGATCGGGATCCTCTACGGGGTCACCGCCTTCATCTTCTTCCTGATAGGCGGTCTGGAGGCCCTGCTCATCCGGGTCCAGCTCGCCCGCCCGGACGGGACGTTCCTCGACGCGGACACCTACAACCGTCTCTTCACGATGCACGGTCTCACGATGGTCTTCCTAGTCGTGATGCCGCTGTCCGCCGCGTTCTTCAACTACTTCACGCCGATCATGATCGGCGCCCGCGACGTCGCCTTCCCGCGCCTCAACGCTTTCAGCTACTGGGTGTTCCTGTTCGGGGGGATCTTCATGCTGTCGAGCATCCCCCTGGGCGCCATGCCCGACGGCGGGTGGTTCGGGTACGCGCCGCTGAACCGGATCCTCGAGGGCCACGGGATGGACTTCTACAGCCTGGGCCTGCAGATCCTGGGCGTGGCGTCGCTCGTGGCATCGGTGAACTTCGTGACCACGATCATCAACATGCGGGCACCCGGGATGAGCTTCATGCGTATGCCCGTGTTCATCTGGATGACGCTCGTCGTCAACTTCCTGCTCCTGTTCGCGATGCCTGTCATCGCGGTCGCCCTGTTCCAGCTCACCTTCGACCGCTTCTTCGACACCGCGTTCTTCGACGTGACGCGCGGCGGGGACCCGATCCTGTGGCAGCACATGTTCTGGCTGTTCGGGCACCCCGAGGTCTACATCCTGATCCTGCCCGCATTCGGGATCATCTCCGAGGTGCTGCCGACCTTCGCCCGCAAGCCGCTGTTC includes the following:
- a CDS encoding cbb3-type cytochrome c oxidase subunit I, with amino-acid sequence MATTAEHVQPDQSLFRRPTSTTGFWSWFTTVDHKKIGILYGVTAFIFFLIGGLEALLIRVQLARPDGTFLDADTYNRLFTMHGLTMVFLVVMPLSAAFFNYFTPIMIGARDVAFPRLNAFSYWVFLFGGIFMLSSIPLGAMPDGGWFGYAPLNRILEGHGMDFYSLGLQILGVASLVASVNFVTTIINMRAPGMSFMRMPVFIWMTLVVNFLLLFAMPVIAVALFQLTFDRFFDTAFFDVTRGGDPILWQHMFWLFGHPEVYILILPAFGIISEVLPTFARKPLF
- the coxB gene encoding cytochrome c oxidase subunit II — translated: MSNPPRRWTRRLTWTLLAVAALALVGCATGGELDSLRPAGPIAHKQMSLFTPVFWTAVVVFVVVEAILVLALFRFRDRPDAPMPQQVHGNTRLEVGWTILPALILAVIAVPTVATIFALAQEPEGAIRVEVVGHRWWWEFRYPGEDVVTANELHIPAGRPVMLTMDAYEEGGVLTVPAERGEGVIHSFWVPRLAGKQDVVPGKVSTLTLEADQPGEYWGQCAEFCGMSHANMRVRVIAHDEAGYRRWLNEQRAPAAQATGALAEGQRLFAEGACAGCHTIEGVATGIGGPNLTHFASRNRFAGSTFETNRENLREWLRDPPAMKPGSLMPPLGLTEDEIESLVDYLLSLR